In one Roseburia intestinalis L1-82 genomic region, the following are encoded:
- a CDS encoding D-alanine--D-alanine ligase family protein: protein MKIVVLAGGLSTERDVSFKTGDMVAKALRENGHQVILLDVFMGYSDKKEDLTGIFDRSEEVSVKVSGIPEIAPDLAKVKASRKDQSDNFFGPNVIELCQMSDIVFMALHGENGENGKIQAAFDLFGIRYTGTGYLSSALAMDKEMSKKLFLSAGIPAPKGASMKKADCSDDITKLGVQFPCVVKPCCGGSSIGVSIAHNAEEYKAALDEAFRWEENLIVEEYVKGREFSVGVIEGKALPIIEIAPVQGFYDYKNKYKAGSAVETCPAELSEAVTEKMQHYAEQVAQVLGLDTYSRTDFLLDENENIYCLEANTLPGMTPTSLLPQEAQVVGVNFNELCEKLIQISLDKYEK from the coding sequence ATGAAGATTGTTGTTTTAGCAGGTGGTTTAAGTACAGAGAGAGATGTTTCCTTTAAGACCGGAGATATGGTGGCAAAGGCATTGAGAGAGAATGGACATCAGGTAATCTTACTTGATGTATTTATGGGATACAGTGATAAAAAAGAAGATCTGACAGGTATTTTTGACCGGAGTGAGGAAGTCAGTGTAAAAGTATCCGGAATACCGGAAATTGCACCGGATCTTGCAAAGGTAAAAGCATCCAGAAAAGATCAGTCAGACAATTTCTTTGGACCGAATGTGATCGAATTATGCCAGATGTCCGATATCGTTTTTATGGCACTGCATGGAGAAAACGGAGAAAACGGCAAGATTCAGGCCGCATTTGATCTGTTTGGCATCCGCTATACAGGAACCGGTTATTTAAGCAGTGCGCTTGCCATGGATAAGGAGATGTCCAAAAAATTATTTTTGTCAGCAGGCATACCGGCTCCAAAGGGCGCATCCATGAAAAAGGCTGACTGCAGCGACGATATCACAAAACTTGGCGTTCAGTTCCCGTGTGTGGTAAAACCATGCTGCGGAGGTTCGAGTATCGGTGTTTCCATCGCACACAATGCGGAGGAATATAAAGCAGCATTAGATGAGGCGTTCCGCTGGGAAGAAAACCTGATCGTGGAAGAATATGTAAAAGGACGTGAGTTTTCTGTCGGCGTGATCGAGGGAAAAGCACTTCCGATCATCGAGATCGCACCGGTACAGGGATTTTATGATTATAAGAATAAATACAAAGCAGGCAGTGCTGTTGAGACCTGTCCGGCAGAACTTTCAGAAGCTGTTACAGAGAAAATGCAGCATTATGCAGAGCAGGTGGCACAGGTACTTGGATTAGATACCTATTCCCGCACCGATTTTCTGTTGGATGAAAATGAAAATATCTACTGTCTGGAAGCAAACACATTGCCGGGTATGACTCCGACAAGTCTTCTTCCACAGGAGGCACA